In one window of Leifsonia sp. NPDC080035 DNA:
- a CDS encoding ABC transporter permease, producing MSAATDAGAPGAAGDARAALAAAVRPRRFGAWYVAEHRFRVMRSYLQTLLVTGFGNPLLYLFAMGVGLGSLVSANLGPAAVDGVSYLAFVAPALLCTAAVTVASEEFTYPIMLGFKWNPTFFGINAAPIAPGQIIDGVVISVVARLLGTSIVYYLFMLLFGAVPGPLGWLSILVATLGGLAFGAPVMAYVATLEQDTGQIAMLMRFVLLPMTLFSGTFFPLATMPVYLQWIGWISPLWHATELSRVFAYGAAEPLWLTLVHVVYLAALFVVFWLWARRIAARRLNK from the coding sequence ATGAGCGCGGCGACCGACGCGGGCGCACCGGGGGCGGCCGGGGACGCGCGGGCGGCGCTTGCCGCGGCCGTCCGGCCCCGGCGGTTCGGCGCCTGGTACGTGGCGGAGCACCGCTTCCGGGTGATGCGGTCGTACCTGCAGACGCTGCTGGTGACCGGGTTCGGCAACCCGCTGCTCTACCTGTTCGCGATGGGTGTCGGCCTCGGCAGCCTGGTCAGCGCGAACCTGGGACCCGCCGCGGTGGACGGCGTCAGCTACCTCGCGTTCGTCGCGCCCGCCCTGCTCTGCACGGCGGCCGTGACCGTCGCGAGCGAGGAGTTCACCTACCCGATCATGCTCGGGTTCAAGTGGAACCCCACGTTCTTCGGGATCAACGCGGCCCCGATCGCGCCGGGGCAGATCATCGACGGCGTCGTCATCTCCGTCGTGGCGCGGCTGCTCGGCACCAGCATCGTCTACTACCTGTTCATGCTGCTGTTCGGGGCCGTGCCGGGGCCGCTGGGCTGGCTGAGCATCCTGGTCGCCACGCTCGGCGGCCTCGCGTTCGGCGCGCCGGTCATGGCGTACGTCGCGACCCTCGAGCAGGACACCGGCCAGATCGCCATGCTGATGCGCTTCGTGCTGCTGCCGATGACGCTGTTCTCCGGCACCTTCTTCCCGCTGGCCACCATGCCGGTCTACCTGCAGTGGATCGGCTGGATCTCGCCGCTCTGGCACGCCACGGAGCTCTCCCGCGTCTTCGCCTACGGCGCCGCCGAGCCGCTCTGGCTGACGCTCGTACACGTCGTGTACCTCGCGGCGCTGTTCGTCGTCTTCTGGCTGTGGGCGCGCCGGATCGCGGCCAGGAGGCTGAACAAGTGA
- a CDS encoding VOC family protein produces MSAHEVQNPVAPVRPGAMMLELVMLPVTDIEEAKAFYRDRVGFTVDVDVTPVEGVRIVQLTPPGSYCSVTMASGLADGGAAPGSVRGLHLVVADIDAARAALVARGVEVDPVVDRGGGVLYAGFSDPDGNTWTLQHMPWRG; encoded by the coding sequence ATGAGCGCACACGAGGTGCAGAACCCGGTCGCCCCGGTACGGCCGGGCGCGATGATGCTGGAGCTCGTGATGCTGCCGGTGACCGACATCGAGGAGGCGAAGGCGTTCTACCGGGACCGCGTCGGCTTCACCGTGGATGTCGACGTGACCCCGGTGGAGGGTGTCCGCATCGTGCAGCTCACCCCGCCGGGCTCGTACTGCTCGGTGACGATGGCGAGCGGGCTCGCCGACGGCGGTGCCGCGCCCGGTTCGGTGCGCGGTCTGCACCTCGTCGTCGCGGACATCGACGCCGCGCGCGCCGCACTGGTCGCACGCGGCGTCGAAGTGGATCCCGTCGTCGACAGGGGCGGCGGCGTGCTGTATGCGGGGTTCAGCGACCCCGACGGCAACACGTGGACTCTGCAGCACATGCCCTGGCGCGGCTAG
- a CDS encoding MFS transporter, with amino-acid sequence MSTTASVTPPAAPANTRGRVILASLIGTSIEFYDFYVYATAAVLVFPSLFFTSEDPTTALLSSFAVFGVAFIARPVGSILFGHFGDRIGRKGTLVGSLLTMGIATVLIGCLPTAQVPGWEFWAPFLLVVMRFCQGLGLGGEWSGAALLATENAPAGKRAIYGTFPQLGAPIGFIVANVLFLILNISMTAEQFAAWGWRIPFLLSAVLVIVGLYVRLKLVETPAFQKVVDTGEVAKLPLARVFRTSWWQIVLGTFIMLATYVLFYLMTAFTLTYGTAASNQDTARAAAEKAGKTFDPGSFVAGLGYSRNDFLIMLIVGVVFFGIFTLVAGPLAERFGRRRTLIWVTLGIIVFGLLFVPLFAGGTVGTMALLIVGFTLMGLTFGPMGAELPELFPTNVRYTGSAIAYNLSSVLGAAVAPTIAVWLWTIGKGSTVWVGVYLSLAGVLTLIALLLSKETKDVEFTDNVS; translated from the coding sequence ATGTCTACGACGGCCTCCGTCACCCCTCCCGCCGCGCCCGCCAACACGCGCGGCCGTGTCATCCTCGCCAGCCTCATCGGCACGTCCATCGAGTTCTACGACTTCTACGTCTACGCGACCGCGGCCGTGCTGGTCTTCCCCTCGCTCTTCTTCACGAGCGAGGACCCGACGACGGCGCTCCTCTCCTCGTTCGCCGTCTTCGGCGTCGCGTTCATCGCGCGGCCGGTCGGCTCCATCCTCTTCGGCCACTTCGGCGATCGCATCGGCCGCAAAGGCACCCTGGTCGGATCCCTGCTCACCATGGGCATCGCGACGGTGCTCATCGGCTGCCTGCCCACGGCGCAGGTGCCCGGCTGGGAGTTCTGGGCGCCGTTCCTGCTCGTCGTCATGCGCTTCTGCCAGGGCCTCGGACTCGGCGGCGAGTGGAGCGGTGCGGCGCTGCTGGCCACCGAGAACGCCCCCGCGGGCAAGCGCGCGATCTACGGGACGTTCCCGCAGCTGGGCGCGCCGATCGGCTTCATCGTCGCCAACGTGCTGTTCCTCATCCTCAACATCTCGATGACGGCGGAGCAGTTCGCCGCGTGGGGATGGCGCATCCCGTTCCTGCTGAGCGCGGTGCTCGTGATCGTCGGTCTGTACGTGCGGCTCAAGCTGGTGGAGACCCCGGCGTTCCAAAAGGTCGTCGACACCGGCGAGGTCGCCAAGCTGCCGCTGGCGCGGGTGTTCCGCACCAGCTGGTGGCAGATCGTGCTCGGCACGTTCATCATGCTCGCCACCTACGTGCTCTTCTACCTGATGACAGCGTTCACGCTGACCTACGGCACGGCCGCCTCGAACCAGGACACCGCGCGCGCGGCCGCCGAGAAGGCCGGCAAGACGTTCGACCCCGGCTCCTTCGTCGCCGGACTCGGCTACTCGCGCAACGACTTCCTGATCATGCTGATCGTCGGCGTGGTGTTCTTCGGCATCTTCACGCTCGTGGCCGGCCCGCTCGCCGAGCGCTTCGGCCGCCGGCGGACGCTGATCTGGGTCACGCTCGGGATCATCGTGTTCGGTCTGCTGTTCGTCCCGCTCTTCGCCGGGGGCACCGTCGGCACGATGGCGCTGCTGATCGTCGGTTTCACGCTGATGGGGCTCACGTTCGGCCCGATGGGTGCCGAGCTGCCAGAGCTCTTCCCGACGAACGTCCGCTACACGGGCTCCGCGATCGCGTACAACCTGTCCAGCGTGCTCGGCGCTGCCGTCGCTCCGACGATCGCGGTGTGGCTGTGGACCATCGGCAAGGGCAGCACGGTCTGGGTCGGCGTCTATCTGTCGCTCGCCGGCGTGCTCACGCTGATCGCGCTGCTGCTCTCCAAGGAGACGAAGGACGTCGAGTTCACCGACAACGTGAGCTGA
- a CDS encoding ABC transporter ATP-binding protein codes for MSTDTTSAPRRRSPFSRRGEQPGPRARFSQLLPYLFEHRGVLAFVVVLSILGAAASLAQPLLVSQVIDLVGKQQPLGGLVWALVALVVVSGLISGYQHYLLQRTGEGVVLSSRRKLVGRMLRLPISEFDTRRTGDLVSRVGSDTTLLRAVLTQGLVEAIGGALTFVGALIAMLIIDPVLLGLTVLVVAVSIVVVTALSGRIRVASQKAQTKVGDLAAAVERAISSVRTIRAAGATEREIAAVDEDATGAWRMGIQVAKISALVVPVAGIAMQVSFLVVLGVGGFRVASGDITVANLVAFILFLFMMILPLGQAFGAIAAVNSALGALGRIQEILDLPTEDQHDREIAPLGMTVGPANAGLAPDAPAIEFADVHFSYPSSAKVEEPSEASAAPADSGAIALGALGGADVVAEAEAAAGIGTDPATGRHGGVLHGVSFTVPRGKRTALVGPSGAGKSTILALIERFYDPQAGEVRFGGMDVRRLDRVALRAQIGYVEQDAPVLAGSLRDNLTLAAPDATDAECIDVLHAVNLTEVLERDELGLGAPVGEDGIMLSGGERQRLAIARALLAAPPVLLLDESTSSLDGRNEQLMREAIDAVAEDRTMLVIAHRLSTVVDSDQIVVLDHGRVIGVGTHSELVASTPLYRDLAKHQLLV; via the coding sequence ATGAGCACCGACACCACCTCAGCCCCTCGACGCCGCTCCCCCTTCTCCCGGCGCGGCGAGCAGCCCGGCCCCCGCGCCCGGTTCTCGCAACTCCTCCCCTACCTGTTCGAGCACCGCGGCGTGCTCGCGTTCGTTGTCGTGCTGAGCATCCTGGGCGCCGCCGCCAGCCTGGCCCAGCCGCTGCTGGTCAGCCAGGTCATCGACCTGGTCGGCAAGCAGCAGCCGCTCGGCGGCCTGGTCTGGGCGCTGGTCGCGCTCGTGGTCGTCTCCGGCCTGATCTCCGGCTACCAGCACTACCTGCTGCAGCGCACCGGCGAGGGCGTCGTGCTGTCGTCGCGGCGCAAGCTCGTCGGCAGGATGCTGCGCCTGCCGATCAGCGAGTTCGACACCCGCCGCACCGGCGACCTCGTCTCCCGTGTCGGCTCGGACACGACGCTGCTGCGCGCGGTGCTCACCCAGGGCCTCGTCGAGGCGATCGGCGGGGCGCTGACGTTCGTCGGCGCGCTGATCGCGATGCTCATCATCGACCCGGTGCTGCTCGGTCTGACGGTGCTGGTGGTGGCCGTCTCGATCGTCGTCGTCACGGCGCTCTCCGGCCGGATCCGTGTCGCCAGCCAGAAGGCGCAGACCAAGGTCGGCGACCTCGCCGCCGCGGTCGAGCGCGCCATCAGCTCGGTGCGGACCATCCGCGCCGCCGGCGCCACCGAGCGCGAGATCGCGGCCGTCGACGAGGATGCGACCGGCGCCTGGAGGATGGGCATCCAGGTCGCGAAGATCTCGGCGCTGGTCGTCCCGGTCGCGGGGATCGCGATGCAGGTCTCGTTCCTCGTGGTCCTCGGCGTCGGCGGCTTCCGGGTCGCCAGCGGGGACATCACCGTGGCGAACCTGGTGGCGTTCATCCTGTTCCTGTTCATGATGATCCTCCCGCTCGGCCAGGCGTTCGGCGCGATCGCCGCCGTCAACTCGGCGCTCGGCGCGCTCGGCCGCATCCAGGAGATCCTCGACCTGCCCACCGAGGACCAGCACGACCGCGAGATCGCGCCGCTCGGCATGACGGTCGGCCCGGCGAACGCCGGGCTCGCCCCGGACGCGCCGGCGATCGAGTTCGCCGACGTTCACTTCTCCTACCCGTCGTCGGCGAAGGTCGAGGAGCCGTCGGAGGCGTCGGCCGCGCCCGCCGACTCCGGCGCGATCGCCCTCGGCGCGCTCGGTGGCGCCGACGTCGTCGCCGAGGCCGAGGCGGCCGCCGGGATCGGCACCGACCCGGCCACCGGTCGGCACGGCGGCGTTCTCCACGGCGTGAGCTTCACGGTGCCGCGCGGCAAGCGCACCGCCCTGGTCGGCCCGTCCGGCGCCGGCAAGTCGACCATCCTCGCGCTGATCGAGCGCTTCTACGACCCGCAGGCGGGCGAGGTGCGCTTCGGCGGGATGGACGTGCGCCGGCTCGACCGGGTCGCGCTGCGCGCGCAGATCGGGTACGTGGAGCAGGACGCGCCGGTGCTCGCCGGGTCGCTCCGCGACAACCTCACGCTCGCCGCTCCCGACGCCACCGACGCCGAGTGCATCGACGTGCTGCACGCGGTCAACCTCACCGAGGTGCTGGAGCGCGACGAGCTCGGGCTCGGCGCACCCGTCGGCGAGGACGGGATCATGCTCTCCGGAGGCGAACGCCAGCGCCTCGCCATCGCGCGGGCGCTCCTGGCCGCGCCGCCGGTGCTGCTGCTCGACGAGTCGACGTCCAGCCTCGACGGCCGCAACGAGCAGCTGATGCGCGAGGCGATCGACGCGGTGGCCGAGGATCGCACCATGCTCGTGATCGCGCACCGGCTGTCCACCGTGGTCGACAGCGACCAGATCGTGGTGCTCGACCACGGCCGGGTCATCGGCGTCGGCACGCACTCCGAGCTGGTCGCCTCCACGCCGCTCTACCGCGACCTCGCGAAGCACCAGCTGCTCGTCTGA
- a CDS encoding ABC transporter permease, producing the protein MTATDEQLTAQVSRSRPLRALYAGNARSVMQRGWSATRSTNWLVIVSGFFEPIFYLLSLGIGFGRLVGDVTTASGQQVPYAAFIAPALLATAAMNGAVYDSTWNVFFKMHFAKLYEGMLSTSLGPLDVALGEILLALARGALYALGFMLVMQALGLNLSWWALLALPAVLLIAFGFASFGMGITSYMKTFQQMDWVNFILLPMFLLSATFYPITVYPDWIQVVIKALPLWHGVELVRGLTTGDVDLGMLWHVLYFAVMVTLGLILTTRRLRALFLD; encoded by the coding sequence GTGACCGCCACGGATGAGCAGCTGACCGCGCAGGTGTCGCGGTCCCGCCCCCTGCGCGCCCTCTACGCGGGAAACGCGCGCTCGGTGATGCAGCGCGGCTGGTCGGCGACGCGCAGCACGAACTGGCTCGTGATCGTCTCGGGCTTCTTCGAGCCGATCTTCTACCTGCTCTCGCTCGGGATCGGCTTCGGCAGGCTCGTCGGCGACGTCACGACGGCGAGTGGCCAGCAGGTGCCGTACGCGGCCTTCATCGCCCCGGCCCTGCTCGCGACGGCCGCGATGAACGGAGCGGTGTACGACTCCACCTGGAACGTCTTCTTCAAGATGCACTTCGCCAAGCTGTACGAGGGGATGCTGTCGACCTCGCTCGGGCCGCTGGATGTCGCGCTCGGCGAGATCCTGCTCGCGCTGGCCCGCGGCGCCCTCTACGCGCTCGGCTTCATGCTCGTGATGCAGGCGCTCGGGCTCAACCTGTCGTGGTGGGCGCTGCTCGCGCTGCCGGCGGTGCTGCTGATCGCGTTCGGCTTCGCGAGCTTCGGCATGGGCATCACCAGCTACATGAAGACGTTCCAGCAGATGGACTGGGTCAACTTCATCCTGCTGCCGATGTTCCTGCTCTCGGCCACGTTCTACCCGATCACGGTCTACCCGGACTGGATTCAGGTCGTCATCAAGGCCCTGCCGCTCTGGCACGGCGTCGAGCTCGTCCGCGGCCTCACCACCGGCGACGTCGACCTCGGGATGCTGTGGCACGTGCTCTACTTCGCGGTGATGGTCACGCTCGGGCTCATCCTGACCACCCGGCGCCTGCGCGCCCTCTTCCTCGACTGA
- the ribH gene encoding 6,7-dimethyl-8-ribityllumazine synthase → MSGAGAPDTQERIDGSGLNVVIVAGTWHEEITNGLIAGSTRTLEESGASFSLVRVPGSFELPVVSKAALEAGADAVVALGVIIRGGTPHFEYVSSAATDGLTRVALDTGKPVGFGVLTLDDEAQGIDRAGLPGSKEDKGAEAAHAALATAVALRALRG, encoded by the coding sequence ATGAGCGGAGCGGGCGCGCCCGACACCCAGGAGCGGATCGACGGGAGCGGCCTGAACGTCGTCATCGTCGCGGGGACCTGGCACGAGGAGATCACGAACGGGCTGATCGCGGGGTCGACCCGCACGCTGGAGGAGTCCGGTGCGTCGTTCTCGCTCGTCCGTGTGCCGGGCAGTTTCGAGCTCCCCGTCGTCAGCAAGGCGGCGCTCGAGGCGGGCGCGGATGCGGTGGTGGCGCTCGGCGTCATCATCCGCGGCGGCACGCCGCACTTCGAGTACGTCTCCTCGGCCGCGACGGACGGTCTGACGCGCGTGGCCCTCGACACCGGCAAGCCGGTCGGCTTCGGCGTTCTGACGCTGGACGACGAGGCCCAGGGCATCGACCGGGCCGGCCTGCCCGGCTCGAAGGAGGACAAGGGCGCGGAGGCCGCGCACGCGGCTCTCGCCACCGCAGTCGCGCTTCGCGCGCTGCGCGGCTGA
- a CDS encoding riboflavin synthase — MFTGIIEELGEITAVERVADAARITVRGPLAVSDAAHGDSISVSGVCLTVIGQDAESFTADVMAETLAMSTLDDVQPGRRVNLERAAQVGDRLGGHIVQGHIDGTATVLSVTDGSAWRVVRLSLDPEHAPLVARKGSIAIDGVSLTVSAVGGGREDGWFEVSLIPETLTATTLGDRVPGDRVNIETDILARHVERMLALEPALTERSAS, encoded by the coding sequence GTGTTCACTGGAATCATCGAAGAGCTGGGCGAGATCACCGCCGTCGAACGTGTCGCGGACGCCGCGAGGATCACCGTCCGCGGACCGCTCGCCGTCAGCGACGCCGCGCACGGCGACTCCATCTCGGTGAGCGGGGTGTGCCTGACCGTCATCGGTCAGGACGCGGAGAGCTTCACGGCCGACGTGATGGCGGAGACGCTCGCGATGAGCACCCTCGACGACGTGCAGCCGGGCCGCCGCGTGAACCTCGAGCGCGCCGCCCAGGTCGGCGACCGGCTCGGCGGACACATCGTGCAGGGACACATCGACGGCACCGCGACCGTGCTGTCCGTTACGGACGGCAGCGCCTGGCGCGTCGTCCGCCTCAGCCTCGACCCGGAGCACGCGCCGCTCGTGGCGCGCAAGGGCTCCATCGCGATCGACGGCGTGTCCCTCACCGTGAGCGCGGTGGGCGGCGGCCGCGAGGACGGCTGGTTCGAGGTGTCCCTCATCCCCGAGACCCTGACCGCGACGACCCTGGGCGACCGCGTGCCCGGCGACCGCGTGAACATCGAGACCGACATCCTGGCCCGGCACGTCGAGCGGATGCTCGCGCTCGAACCGGCGCTGACAGAACGGAGTGCGTCATGA
- a CDS encoding DUF2269 family protein gives METLFAVLHVVSAVFIVGPMAILPMTAMRAVRAGNAGQVEVLAKSTNLISLLSLLVVLFGFGVMGLADKKYDLSITTPWILWSIILYAIALALTLFLVVPTMRRAAESIRAGEASKYPAIAAGSGVASLLLVVVVVLMVWKP, from the coding sequence ATGGAAACGCTCTTCGCAGTGCTGCACGTCGTCTCGGCCGTGTTCATCGTCGGCCCCATGGCGATCCTCCCGATGACCGCCATGCGCGCGGTCCGCGCGGGGAACGCCGGCCAGGTGGAGGTGCTGGCGAAGTCCACAAACCTCATCTCGCTGCTCTCCCTGCTCGTGGTCCTCTTCGGCTTCGGTGTGATGGGCCTGGCGGACAAGAAGTACGACCTGAGCATCACGACTCCGTGGATCCTCTGGTCGATCATCCTCTACGCGATCGCCCTGGCGCTGACCCTGTTCCTCGTCGTGCCGACCATGCGCCGCGCGGCCGAGTCGATCCGCGCAGGGGAGGCGTCGAAGTACCCGGCGATCGCCGCCGGCTCCGGCGTCGCCAGCCTGCTCCTGGTGGTGGTCGTCGTCCTGATGGTCTGGAAGCCGTAG
- a CDS encoding dihydrofolate reductase family protein, giving the protein MEQPRIIADITASLDGFVTGPDAGPGNGLGTGGMPLHNWVFSDDPDDRGILAGATERSGVVVMGRDLFDVIDAPDGWSDELGYGATEVGKPPFFVVTRARPETIRLTGLDWTFVTTGLEDAVSQARERATVEAAGTGVLKDVVIMGGGAIVGSALAAGLVDTFILHLSPLILGAGTPLFRAGARVELAQRDVLVTSTATHITYDVL; this is encoded by the coding sequence ATGGAGCAACCACGCATCATCGCCGACATCACGGCGTCCCTCGACGGCTTCGTCACCGGCCCGGACGCCGGTCCTGGCAACGGCCTCGGCACCGGCGGCATGCCGCTGCACAACTGGGTGTTCTCCGACGATCCCGACGACCGGGGAATCCTCGCCGGCGCGACGGAGCGCTCCGGCGTCGTCGTGATGGGCCGCGACCTCTTCGACGTCATCGACGCGCCGGACGGCTGGAGCGACGAGCTGGGCTACGGCGCCACGGAGGTCGGCAAGCCGCCGTTCTTCGTCGTCACCCGTGCGCGGCCGGAGACCATCCGCCTCACCGGCCTCGACTGGACGTTCGTCACCACCGGACTCGAGGATGCGGTGTCACAGGCGCGCGAGCGCGCCACCGTCGAGGCGGCCGGAACCGGCGTCCTGAAGGACGTCGTCATCATGGGCGGGGGAGCGATCGTCGGCTCCGCGCTCGCCGCGGGGCTCGTCGACACGTTCATCCTGCACCTGTCGCCGCTCATCCTGGGCGCAGGGACGCCGCTGTTCCGCGCCGGGGCGCGGGTCGAGCTCGCACAGCGCGACGTGCTCGTCACCTCGACCGCCACCCACATCACATACGACGTGCTGTGA
- the ribA gene encoding GTP cyclohydrolase II yields MTLATIPEALEELRAGRPVIVVDNESRENEGDVVLAAELASQEWIAWTVKHSSGFICAPMTDEIADRLELPVMVVANEDSRGTNYTISVDAADRLSTGISAADRAHTLRVLANLDSTPSSLHRPGHILPLRAVEGGVRERDGHTEAAVDLLKLAGMTPVGAIAEIVADDGEMMRLPGLLELGEREGVLVITIEALIAYLQEFHCDQQLESPTPIPESSRVIFEVETTVPTVNGSFRMRAYRDRMTGADHVAIVSGAPSAEGTLVRVHSECLTGEAFGSLKCECGPQLDSALATIQREGGVVVYLRGHEGRGIGLINKLRAYKLQEDGLDTLDANLALGLPIDARDYGAATAILQDLGIHSVRLLTNNPEKVRQLEEHGIEVEERVPLVVGVGAFNEGYLETKRDRMGHAIGDIDQTVGIDQSAGVAAERTGR; encoded by the coding sequence ATGACCCTCGCCACCATCCCGGAGGCCCTCGAGGAACTGCGGGCGGGCCGGCCCGTCATCGTGGTCGACAACGAGAGCCGCGAGAACGAGGGCGACGTCGTCCTCGCCGCGGAGCTCGCAAGCCAGGAGTGGATCGCCTGGACGGTCAAGCACTCCTCCGGCTTCATCTGCGCGCCGATGACGGACGAGATCGCCGACCGCCTGGAGCTGCCGGTGATGGTCGTCGCCAATGAGGATTCCCGCGGCACCAACTACACGATCAGCGTCGATGCGGCGGACCGGCTCTCCACGGGCATCAGCGCCGCCGACCGCGCGCACACCCTGCGCGTGCTGGCGAACCTGGACTCGACGCCGTCCAGTCTGCACCGGCCCGGCCACATCCTCCCGCTGCGGGCGGTGGAGGGCGGCGTGCGCGAGCGCGACGGCCACACCGAGGCGGCGGTCGACCTGCTGAAGCTGGCCGGGATGACGCCGGTCGGCGCCATCGCGGAGATCGTCGCGGACGATGGCGAGATGATGCGCCTGCCCGGGCTGCTCGAGCTCGGCGAGCGCGAGGGCGTGCTGGTGATCACGATCGAGGCGCTCATCGCGTACCTCCAGGAGTTCCACTGCGATCAGCAGCTGGAGTCGCCGACGCCGATCCCGGAGTCGTCGCGGGTGATCTTCGAGGTCGAGACGACCGTCCCGACCGTCAACGGCAGCTTCCGGATGCGCGCCTACCGCGACCGGATGACCGGCGCCGATCACGTCGCGATCGTCTCCGGCGCCCCGAGCGCCGAGGGCACCCTGGTGCGCGTGCACTCGGAGTGCCTGACCGGCGAGGCGTTCGGCTCGCTGAAGTGCGAGTGCGGTCCGCAGCTCGACTCGGCGCTGGCGACCATCCAGCGCGAGGGCGGCGTCGTCGTCTACCTGCGCGGCCACGAGGGTCGCGGCATCGGCCTGATCAACAAGCTGCGCGCGTACAAGCTGCAGGAGGACGGCCTGGACACGCTGGACGCGAACCTCGCGCTCGGCCTGCCGATCGACGCCCGCGACTACGGTGCGGCGACGGCGATCTTGCAGGACCTCGGCATCCACTCGGTGCGCCTGCTCACGAACAACCCGGAGAAGGTGCGCCAGCTGGAGGAGCACGGGATCGAGGTCGAGGAGCGGGTGCCGCTCGTCGTCGGCGTCGGTGCCTTCAACGAGGGCTACCTGGAGACCAAGCGGGACCGCATGGGTCACGCGATCGGAGACATCGACCAGACGGTCGGGATCGACCAGTCGGCCGGAGTGGCCGCGGAGAGGACAGGACGATGA
- a CDS encoding ATP-binding cassette domain-containing protein: protein MPTSVITASQLVKKYKDFPAVDGISFEVEAGESFGLLGPNGAGKSTTMRMIGAVSTRTSGDLSILGLDPDRYGPEIRSQLGVVPQADNLDTELRVRENLVVYGRYFGLPAARVRKRADELLAFAQLEDKAKAKVDDLSGGMKRRLTIARALINDPRILLLDEPTTGLDPQARHILWDRLFRLKEQGTTLVLTTHYMDEAEQLCDRLVVVDKGTIMAEGSPAALIREYSTREVLEVRFGSEKNAEVAERLDGIGDRVEVLPDRILVYSDDGEAELARITERGLHPLTSLVRRSSLEDVFLRLTGRSLIE, encoded by the coding sequence ATGCCGACGTCCGTCATCACCGCCTCCCAGCTCGTCAAGAAGTACAAGGACTTCCCTGCTGTCGACGGAATCAGCTTCGAGGTCGAGGCGGGGGAGTCGTTCGGGCTGCTCGGTCCGAACGGCGCGGGCAAGTCGACCACGATGCGGATGATCGGCGCGGTCTCGACGCGCACCTCCGGCGACCTCAGCATCCTCGGCCTCGACCCGGACCGCTACGGGCCGGAGATCCGCTCGCAGCTCGGCGTGGTGCCGCAGGCGGACAACCTCGACACCGAGCTTCGCGTGCGCGAGAACCTCGTGGTCTACGGCCGCTACTTCGGCCTGCCTGCGGCGCGGGTGCGCAAGCGGGCGGACGAGCTGCTCGCGTTCGCCCAGCTGGAGGACAAGGCGAAGGCCAAGGTCGACGACCTTTCGGGCGGCATGAAACGGCGTCTGACCATCGCCCGCGCGCTGATCAACGACCCGCGCATCCTGCTGCTCGACGAGCCGACGACGGGCCTCGACCCGCAGGCGCGGCACATCCTCTGGGACCGGCTGTTCCGGCTCAAGGAGCAGGGCACGACGCTCGTGCTCACCACGCACTACATGGACGAGGCCGAGCAGCTCTGCGACCGGCTTGTGGTGGTCGACAAGGGCACGATCATGGCGGAGGGGTCTCCGGCAGCGCTCATCCGCGAGTACTCCACGCGCGAGGTGCTGGAGGTGCGGTTCGGCTCGGAGAAGAACGCGGAGGTGGCCGAGCGCCTCGACGGCATCGGCGACCGCGTCGAGGTGCTTCCCGACCGCATCCTCGTCTACAGCGATGACGGGGAGGCGGAGCTCGCCCGCATCACCGAGCGCGGCCTGCACCCCTTGACCAGCCTCGTGCGACGCTCCAGCCTGGAGGACGTGTTCCTCCGGCTCACCGGACGGAGCCTGATCGAATGA